A stretch of the Capsicum annuum cultivar UCD-10X-F1 chromosome 8, UCD10Xv1.1, whole genome shotgun sequence genome encodes the following:
- the LOC124886719 gene encoding uncharacterized protein LOC124886719 — protein MTTESLNSMLSDEREYPVAAIFNSIVNRFGEIFRKRYADVDNSKTTFVSVSRTILRENMTEGDKLYVNNINGSIDEFTVLGYDRFAKFNLSRRSCFCRKYDLVKLPCAHAMAALRLKHGDEYGTSIYNYSSQIYSKESYLLAYLEPICAVPLESEWSVAREYLEMQVLPPDFDPKLGRRKVKRVKGVLELSRYKKRNKCSKCKRPGHKRTTCSLNVG, from the coding sequence ATGACCACCGAGTCGCTCAACTCAATGTTGAGCGACGAAAGAGAGTATCCAGTGGCGGCCATTTTCAATTCAATTGTAAATAGATTTGGAGAAATATTCAGGAAGAGGTATGCGGATGTGGACAATTCAAAGACAACCTTCGTTTCCGTATCCAGGACGATCTTGAGGGAAAACATGACTGAGGGGGACAAATTATATGTGAACAACATAAACGGAAGCATCGATGAATTCACGGTGCTTGGCTATGATCGTTTCGCAAAATTTAATCTTTCGAGACGATCATGTTTTTGCAGAAAGTACGACTTAGTGAAATTGCCATGCGCTCATGCAATGGCAGCATTGCGTTTGAAGCACGGGGACGAATACGGCACTAGCATTTACAACTACTCTTCGCAaatatattcaaaagaatcaTACCTCCTTGCATACTTGGAACCTATTTGTGCAGTACCACTTGAGTCGGAGTGGAGTGTGGCGCGAGAGTATCTTGAAATGCAAGTTCTTCCACCCGACTTTGATCCCAAACTCGGACGGAGGAAGGTGAAACGTGTTAAGGGtgtgttggagctttcaaggtacaagaaaagaaacaagtgctccaagTGCAAAAGGCCGGGACATAAGAGAACAACATGCAGCCTTAACGTAGGATAA